A DNA window from Anastrepha ludens isolate Willacy chromosome 6, idAnaLude1.1, whole genome shotgun sequence contains the following coding sequences:
- the LOC128866863 gene encoding PDZ domain-containing protein GIPC3, whose product MPLFTKKGPKFGKLDSDPAANAASAAAASNSYNDNNNTSANGKANTMNGTNATSRIDPYIPKPQLIFHCQLAHGSPTGLITGFASVRELYKKIAECYDIPVEEILFCTLNSHKVDMTKLLGGQIGLDDFIFAHRKGRPKEIEIIKSEDALGLTITDNGAGYAFIKRIKEGSVIDRIEHIGVGDHIEKLNDVTMVGKRHYEVARLLKDIPTGTTFTLRLVEPMKSGFQGIGPRTQSKAPSGRGYGSGKETLRFKANGNVEIEDKFDESTQSGIEAINNLLESFMGINDTELATQIWDLGANKSNSMDFAEAIDNSDLESFGFTDDFIIELWGAITDARRRKTAKN is encoded by the coding sequence ATGCCGCTATTTACGAAAAAGGGCCCAAAATTTGGTAAACTAGACTCTGATCCTGCTGCTAATGCCGCTTCCGCCGCCGCTGCCAGCAACTCCTACAACGACAACAATAACACATCGGCCAACGGCAAAGCCAACACAATGAATGGCACCAACGCTACTTCCCGCATAGACCCATACATTCCTAAGCCTCAATTGATATTCCACTGCCAATTGGCGCACGGCAGTCCAACTGGTCTGATAACAGGCTTTGCGAGCGTACGGGAACTCTATAAGAAGATAGCCGAATGCTATGATATACCCGTCGAAGAAATACTCTTCTGCACTTTGAATTCACACAAAGTGGACATGACAAAACTGCTGGGCGGCCAAATCGGTCTAGATGATTTTATATTCGCGCATCGAAAAGGGCGTCCGAAAGAGATTGAAATTATCAAATCAGAGGATGCACTTGGTCTTACTATAACCGATAATGGAGCGGGTTATGCGTTTATCAAACGGATCAAAGAGGGTTCGGTAATTGATCGTATCGAGCATATTGGCGTCGGTGATCATATCGAAAAATTGAATGACGTAACTATGGTGGGAAAGCGGCATTATGAGGTGGCGCGTCTGCTGAAGGATATACCCACTGGTACTACGTTCACATTGCGGCTAGTGGAGCCGATGAAGAGCGGCTTTCAAGGCATTGGACCGCGCACACAATCGAAGGCGCCATCTGGTCGTGGCTATGGTAGTGGCAAAGAAACATTACGATTTAAGGCGAACGGCAATGTTGAAATCGAGGACAAGTTCGACGAATCGACACAATCGGGCATCGAGGCGATCAACAATTTGCTGGAGTCGTTTATGGGCATAAACGATACCGAGTTGGCGACACAGATCTGGGATTTAGGTGCAAATAAATCCAATTCTATGGACTTTGCGGAGGCTATCGACAATTCCGATTTGGAGTCTTTCGGTTTTACCGATGATTTCATTATCGAACTGTGGGGTGCTATAACGGATGCTAGACGTCGGAAGACTGCGAAAAACTGA